The nucleotide window AATTAGAAATTTCAGTTAAAGTGTCTTTCTCTTACATTTCGTTTTAATTGTAACCTGCACCAATTCTCAGCAAATTCACTTAGTTCTTGTGGATTCTAGAAAGACCTAACTTAAGATTAACTGTATGAAATCCTCGCTATGTATATGGAAGTATAATAATACGAAGCATTTGATTTTTGTACCAGGACAATATAGTCTTTAAATATACAAGACAGTTCACTCATTCCTGTTACTTCTGTCATGAATATTCTCTAGCCATACTCAATAAGAACATATAGACTTAGAAATGACCTTTTGGTTGATGCATGGAATTGGCTAAGCATTTCATTTGAACAAAAATAGAGCTAGGATGAATGGTTTTGTGTCTATTTCCAGTTCTTCCTCCTGTGGAAGAACCAAAAAGTTTTCAACTCACATGAATTCCTTCTAATATTTAGTTATAGTTCATTCTCCACCTTCTATAAGTGGTAAAAACAAGGTACTATTAATTGAGAATCCTGCCAGTTTCTTCAATTGGTTAATACTTATTACAAAAATGGACCATAGTTCACCAATTTGGATGACAAGCAACCCCATGAAGGCTATACAAGTTTTCTTAATCAAATTGTTCATACATAGACCTTAAACAATATCACTTCTTACTAAAAGCAGaaactcaactttaaatgaACTAAGTGTCTCAATATGTAAAAGGCATTACTTTTAGTCATTAGGATCAAATCAGCCAACATAAGTACACAACCTACACAATTTTAAAGTAGATGAGCAAGATTTAGCATCCAAAGAGAGATAAACTGACCTATAGGCGAGAACATGGGATCCTCCTCACAATCACAGAAACATGGAGGACATGAAGACAAAGCCTTAGAGTGCCGCAATGTTGGTGTTGTCACCATGTAAATAACCAAAAACAAACCCACCAGAACCAAAACAAATCTCACAGTCCCACGACTAGAGGACCTATGGTCTAATGGATAAGCCATAAAATTGCCCCTAAAACACACAACAAAAGTTCCAAAACCCATCTGTCAGTACACAAAACAAACAAGCAAGCAAACAACCCAAACCagatttcaatttcaaaacaaaatcaagaaaaagacaacAAAACTACAAATCTGAAAATCccattttttcagattttcacTGAAAACCACATATCAAACACCCAAAAAAACACACATTTTCCATACCTGTGTCAAAAAGATCAAAACTTTCTAATAATCAGAAACTCAAACTCAATCATTTGAGCAAGTCTGAACAAAAACCCACTTCACAAAATGGGTCTATATCCTAATGCCTTGCAACCCACCAAACGAAAAGAATGTATAAGCAAGCACACAAATGATTGTAGTGAGTACTATTCAAACTCTTTCTTGAAATCCAAAAtacagagagagagaaaaaaacacaaatagtGATTAGCTTTAGTGGATTAGGAAAAGTAAAAGTAACTCAGATCCCAAAAAAGAGAGACGAAATATATGGAGTTGGTTAAACATAATGCAACATTTGTAGAAGAGAGAAAATAGGAGGAATTAGGTAGTGAAGAACAAGTCTCTGCTTTTTAAAATAGCAAAGGTAGTGTTTGATCATCATTCAAACACTAACAATGGATGTGTTTTAGTGCTAATCACAATCCAAATTAAACTTTAATCAAAACCGGGAAAATAGAGTAGACCAATCAATCTGGTCCACGTATGTCATTTAGTGTACCTACGTGGTCCCCAAATTTGTAAGTAATTATTCACTTGTCCTGAAAAAAGTATTAAATGTCGTATCAATTTGTTTGTCCCTAAAATGgaaagatgtattttttttaaaaataaaagtgtatcaatttttgaaaaaactactTATTTATTACTACTACTTAAATCACttacattttttccaaaaaacttGATTAAATACctaaattttctaaaataaacattttttaacTTCTTAAGAATTTGGCGAAACAGGCTATTAGCCttgtttgaattaaaaaaaaaaattaattaataaaagccattaaagaaaaaatattgagtATAACTATAGTATCGCTAcctagattttttattttatttttgtttcccTCACGGGTCCcattggagcccgactaaattcAAATCAcgcaatttaaataaaattttctccatattcAGGGCTCGAACCCAAAACTTCTAGGGTCTATTTAAGGGTGAAACAGTTCACCACTATATCACAACCATGATTGGTTACTACTAAAGTTTGTGGTTTTTTGAGGGAGAAAATACTACCTGGACTTGGTGAACTTGTAAGATTAGACATAGACGGGTCGAGTTGCCTGCTTAATTTAGGTAGTTGCCTAATGGACAACTATAGAGACAGATACAGTACATGACTGGATTTTATTTGTGTAAAAGGTTTATGTCTTTCTTGCACCAATGAATCTTCTGAGCCTACATACCAACAGGACAGACATAAACAGATTTGTAGAAGTTAAATTCATAATCTATGGGTAAAATTATTCCTTTTCGCATAGTTCAGAGCATATTCGGCCCTCTTATCGCATGTTAAAAGTGTTGTTCCTAAAGGAACTTGTCGAATTTTATGTTGAAGGAGTCCTTATCCCATGggaatatatatattgagagCCAGTACTGTAATTAGTCCTTACTAATGTGTAATTTGTTGAATGAGAATTCAGACAGGTAAAATGAAACAATACTGACATACAGAAAgggaaaaagaattgaaaaatatataaatattttactaattcaAAGGACACACACCATATgtcaaaattaaagtaaaactaaaagtatagaaagcaaaaaagaaaagaaacaaataaaatagagtaaCAATCATGGCTAACtctttcaaattcaaatccacgcaaacaaatttaatattttaattttaaaaagaaagaagaagacaacAGAATCTGTCGACCTCATAATCCTAATTAGTAAAGCAAATGTGAAAAGTTGAAACCTATCAATTTAAAATACTCTCTGTCTCGTCCCAAAATAAGTATCGTTTTAGCTTATTTCACGTTCATTATTACTATATGTTACCTCTATTTAttaggtgtttcttaagaatgAAAAGTTATTAAGAAGATGTAGTTCTTTAAAATTAGAGAATATATAGTTACTAACAATCAAATTTAGCATACAGGTATGTTGGAATTACAAATGGTGTACGAGTGAATGAAACATTTGATGCAAAAGATACACCAtcaaaggaaagaagaaaacaGACACAAACAAGGTCTTCATGTTTGGCCTTGGTTTCATCGAAGAAAAATAACCCTTTTATCTGGTCTGAAGATGATAAAAGGGTTATGCTATCTGGGCTAAAGAGCTACTTCTGCACTGGGCCAACCAGAAGCCCAATTCGGATAAAAGGCCCAAGAAATAAAGGTTTTACATATAGCTGAAATGTATATACATAGATAGGGAATAAAATTTGTTATAGATAAGCCAATTAAGATTGTACAGCTGGAATGGTAGTTACAATAGAAGGttctattcttttctttagttgTATATAAATATAGGAACAACTTGTATTCTGGATATTCAATGAATACACAAAATTTCTAAATTCTTGTCAACTTTCAAGGTATAGACTAAAACAGAGAGGGAGTTAAAGTTAATAACAATCCAATTACACCATAATTTTACTTAATTACTAGCTAGCTAGTACTTATAATTTAGATAATAGTATTCTCATCATCAGAATCTTCTGCAAAACAATCCATGAAAGGATAGGAATCACAAGTTCCCTGCCATTTAACTCCTGTAGGACCATAAGCTTTACATTTTTGATCCTCTATCATATCAGGATATAGTCCCCATTCGTGAAGTTTTTTGTCATCGTGATGAAAAGCTAGGCTGTATTCCCCGCCATGCCCTAATTGCAACACTTGAAATTCACTAGTTTTCATCCTGTTGAGATCCTCAAATTGCTCAATCGTCCAGTCGAACCATTTCATGAGGAAGATCCGACTGGATAGTCCATGGGTAACGATGATGATGTTGGTTTCTTGACAAGGATCATGACAGACGAATTTCTTCATTTCTATGTCCCTCCTCAAGCATTCAATATAACCTACATATTGTTATAGTATGAGTTTATGTTACTACTATACTATtcgtctttaaaatatttacacaatCATCTTATTATTTACGACTAAggtaattattataattaaatctCTACATAACATATATTGATTGGTAGTCTAGGAAAGAGTTTAGGTTATATCATCATCAGGACAAGGCTTACTTATAGACATCCTTTGAATGAGTGGAAAGGTTTCTTACACTACCATTGATGTTTGTAACTTAAACTCGATTAAATGTGTTGAATTATATTGATAGTACAAGAAATCTTAGTATATGTTCCTTTAAAGTCACCACCTAATTTTActtccttattattattattataactttTTCATAAGGAGACGACTTTCAGCTTATAAACTGTAGAAAAGTCAAATCATATTATTTCTAGTCAATAAATTAAGTTCGTGTTtacttaaatatatatacacttcAGTTAAATGTCAAGGTAACGCATATATAGCTcaagaaggaaaagaaacatCTAAACTATgttcaagaaattaaaatgaaaaacagaGCACTTCAAATgcataacaacaacaaacaagcACCCTGTTCAGAATTATAACTTTTTCGCCAAATACATATCTAAATTATCACGAATATTATACTCTAACTATGGATTGTTCTCTTTTCCCATTTGAACTATCACCAGTAACAAAACACACGTCAACTATGAATTATCATGTAAgtagaaaaaggaaacaaattagggtagaaaaaaaaacaatattgaaTTGTGATTTAGACGTAGAAAAAACCAATAGAACTTACTTGATATACGATCATAAACTTCAGCTCCAGTTTCACCACCAGGTACTCTATAATAAAACCTCCCATACGTTACTCGTTCCTTCTTAATCTTTGCTATACTTGCAGGGTCATGATAGTTTCCAAAATTCAATTCTCTCAGCCTATACTCTTCCTTCACACCCATCACTCTCCTCTTTGGGAACGATCCGCCGATCTCTCTCAACGTCTTTCTCGTTCGCTCTGCAGGCgaaacatagaagaaaacctTCCAATTGTTATCATTTTCAGAAATCAGTTTCTTAATTCGGATTCCAGTTTGCTTGGCCTGCTCAATCCCTTTCTCCGTCAGTTCAATTTTGTGATTTGGAGTTGTTCCGTACACATTGATGTCGGCGTTTGCTGAACACTCGCCGTGACGGACCAGGATTATGCGTTTGGGCAAATGAGTGTTGGTTTGAATTTTGACGAGAGACATTTGAGCAGATAGGTAGGTACAAAAgggtatattattattattaaagagAAAGACCAGTAATCAACTTCTATTGATGTTTGTGTTATTTTGGTGATATATCATGCAGGAAGTTCACATGgtttatatacatgaaaaaaggccaaatagtgaaaaaaattatacaaaaattcaaaatagtcCCTAAAGTATGATGATTTGAACTGTTTTGGTCCCTAAAGTTTGCAAAGAGTTGGTATTACTTTTTGTCTGATTTGACGGAAACTAtgaaagcaatttttttttttttagtgggAATTGCGTTTGGAGTTACTACTATTTTTGTAAGTTTTGTTAGTTTTGCTTTCTTTCTAGAATTTGATGTGTTGTTTTATCTAATGTGGTTTTTTATATTGCAATTTTTAGGATTTGATGAGACTTTCttacttttatgattaaaaaatactTCGTATATCTCATCAAATCAAATTACTAAAGTTCgttaaatatttgacaaaatcaAAAGTATTAACATTTTAAGTACGttaaatatttgaagaaatCAAAAGTATTAACCTTTGATAAACTTAAAGAAccaaaactattaaaattaaactttagggactattttatacatattctcatatatataagactatttttcattttctcatatatagatttttttaattttttttttttttgtatagtaGTTTGAAAATGAAGGTGATGCAACTTTGACTGAGCATCCGAGTCTCCGTAGACCTATAATATTCGCAGAGTTTATATTCAATGCACAGAATAAAAGATAtgaatacaattaaataaatgactTGTAATAGTCTTACGTATATTAAGTCTTTTTAtatcataaatttcaatttGATAATAACTAACATATTATAAAATGTCGAGATCGTAAAATGAAAAGTAAGCAGTATAAGTTTTCCTCGCAAACAAGGCttaaaaaatagttatccaTCTTGTTTAATTTGATGTGAAGTGTTAAAAGAAGTTATTAAACTCGTATgtaagtaagtcatataaattttgatatttataatttatttaattaatgataaattaaaaaaatactttaaatataaaaagacaCCATTTTAATTGAAACAATAAATcagaaaaaatatcatataaattgaaaaaatataatactaaatataattatttatatatgtccaacaaaacaaaatttatattgaacaatataccttacGAATATCCTTTAAAGAACTGGTAAAGTTTAACATGCTCTCTTaatgaatacaataataatGCCTAAATATtctaatgagaaaaaaatatgtaacGTTCCAAGAACTTCCCCACATgttcctctctttttcttaaCTAGTAAAGTTTAACATGCTCTCTTAACGAATACAATAATAATGCCTAAATATTCTGATGAGAACAAAATATGTAACGTTCCAAGAACTTCCCCACATgttcctctctttttcttaaCTCGGTGTTCGATAATTATTTTAGAGTccaactaatttgaatttatattaaaattttttattaatttagaaataaaaccttctttatcaaaaacaattttataCTAAAGACTCAAATTCAAAATCCCTTACGACTTATCACCAGGGGCGGACCTAGAGTCTGCCGGAACCCCCTCGGCAAAAAATTACGTTGTATATTTaaggtatttttaagaatttttatgtttatatattgattttgaatCTCCTGAATATAAGATTAGAGGTTGGCTTAGTGGTAGAGGGGTTCAAACCTCAAATCTTAAGCActgctctttttttttcaaacccCCTTAATGAAAATCCTGGATCCACCACTGCTTACCACTGCACTGCACTATCGTAACCTCCCCACATGCTCATGTTGGCATCTTCtgtgtcattattttttttaatttttttttttgtggtagACAAGAAGGAGACCTGTCGCAATATTGATTAATTTTACGTGTCCTGCATGGAGAATTATATTGTGGCCCTAAACATACGGCAAAGTTTCTTAATTGAAGTTACCTTAACTAATTAGATATTCAAGTTAATTACatcttttcaagtcattttctttagaagatggaaaaaattaattacgataattaattaactcaCAAGAGAATATCCTTCTGTTAAtttaccataaataataaagTACGTTTCCCTTATTAATTATACAACTACATTGCATGAGTGAAAagttttcatttatattttcattaggtaattaattatacatatgtTTATAGTTCCACATAAGCTTTTAGCAAATAAGTAATTACAATGAATTATTAAAAGACTTCCTTAATTAATGAAGTCAATTTAcattttttgtccttttttttattcGTATATGTCGTTTTTGTTGGCATATTGAAGGACTAGACTTGACTAGAGAGTAATTAAAAGTTGAGTCAAGCTAAAAGTTATATGTCCCACGCAGCATTCTTTTAGCGTAAGAGTAGAGTCTAAGTTCCAAATTTGTGAAATTACATGAAAATCACCTAAAAAGAATCTCATACTTAAAAAAGTTCGTTTGAAAACAACCattcatttgatatttttgattCAACTCATATAAACCAGGGAagtatatatgaaaattattaaaCATTACGTGTTGATAAGAATTTTTCtagtattaaaattaatttaataaataaatgattaagatattatttttcatcCTTTCTTTAttacaaattataaatataaaaatattttcgttAGGAAAAGGATGAATGGTGTATATGGGATGGAGGGAAGTTAGaagttttgtttttgaaaatttatttataaaatgacTCTTCGAGTAAcctagtggtttgggcttgagaCTTTCATATtagaggtctcaagtttgaaatcTCTTGCCACTGAAAGCAAGGGATTTGTTTTCTGAGTCAAGCTTGTCGCACCGGGTTTACCTAGTGCGAATTACCTCTCTTGTGTGGTTTGCAAGCTATTGCATAAGAGTGAAGGCTCGATAAACTAAAAGTGCTTATAATCGGAAGAAATAATAAGTTGAGGTTGATTACTAATGACTTTTGTTGATTTTGGCTCATAAGCATTTTGAATGTTTATAAGTCAGTTTAATTGACTTATAAGCTTTGAATCAATTCaatatcttaaaattttaatttagatattaaaaaattatatgtggCAATTTTTCATTCCATGTCAAAATAATGGTCATTGGTCAAAGTTTTCAGAATAAGACTCGAGAGAACTTGATAAGGTGAATTTCAATGCAAAAGTGCTTTCAACTCTGCAATTACCTTCCATTATACGTCAGTTAAAACAACGACCTCAACAGTGAAAACTGGTCTAAAACTTGTAACTTGACCCTGCCAAAACTAAATCAATCTTCATCCTgtttaaaaatcataattttaccAGTCAAAAACTAAATCCATACTTCATCCTTGATATCAAATGATTGTTATTCAATTGAAAGTTTCAAATTTACAAGAAATTGACACTGATAATGCCTCCGGGCCTAAAATTGTAACAGCAACTTGAAAAGAGCTTACAAACATTTCTATCAGTTAACCAAATGAACAGTACAACAGAATTGGAACGAATACACGTTAACAATGTCATGCTAAGGGGAGATACGAGTTGTTTGACTTCACATCTTCATCATCTTTGTCATTTGAATCCGCTAAATGGTCAAAGAAAGCATCAAGGTACCAAGGGCAATGATCATTCAAAGTACCCCTGTTAGCATTAGCTCGCCTTTTTTGGTCAGCGATCATCTCAGGGGACATACCCCATTCTAGCATCTCTTCATCAGTATGATGGACTGCTAGGCTATATTCACCACCCGCCCCTAATTCCATAACTCGAAACTCACAATTCCCTAGATTGTTTAGGTACTCGAATTGTTCCACTGTCCACTTGAACCACTTCATTAGAAAAACTCGACTAGCTAGACCATGGGATACAATTACAAGATTCAACTCCTCATTAGGATTGTGATGGTGCCTGTTCATATCAACATCCCTCCATAGAGTTTCAAGGAAATCTgcattacaaaattttacaaatgAAAATAAGTATCAAACTTCACTCTTCTGAATTGCAGCTTAATTCAAATGCATCCTCATTGATTCAATGCACTGAACAAACCAGTTACATTTTGctcaaataacaaattaaagaaaccAACTACTACCATAACAGAAGGATTTTTGGTGGACACATGTAAAAGAAATCAGTCTTTATTATATCACTAGTgtgtataaaataattaagtatttGAATCATATCACTATCATCCATTTAAGTCAACAATTTCATTCTGGtctcaaaaattttgaattagtttTAACCGTCGATCTTATAATTTAGATTAAGGCTATAAACAcatcaaactttaattttaaactaGACATGGATCTTTGATAAGCAGAACTAGGATCAGAAAACAAAATTCAAGTCCATCCTATGAGCTAGTAAAGCTTGGGGAACCTTTCCAACATTGAGTATTGAAGGAAAGAAGACacttttttccttcaaaagGTGGTATTATTAGTTCAAGTCATCCTTCAGAATTTCTCTCGTAAAAAATATTAGTGATTGTTGCCATGAAGATATGAATTTCTTCGGCGATGTTGAGTGTCATCAAGCATAAGATTGAATTTAATACTGCCTTGGAAAAGATGCTTACTACACTAGTAGATATAAAGCACAAAAAGGTTTGGTTCTTTCTGTATATTGGCTGGGATTCAATATAAATCTATGGTCATTCAAAAATTAAGATTTGTTGAGCAAACTGCTATGAGTTTCTTATCcctttcaaatgaaaaaaaatcagacAAGCACGTTTAATTCAGTCTTGATGTAAAATAGTACTATAACTTCCATTATGTCATCATGTTTTACCAACTTGCTTATGCTGAAAGCAGACTACTTGATCTTATTCTTATCGTAACTTGAAGTCTCAGACTGTTAGTTCTATCAATTACACTACATTCTTTTAAACGATAAACTCATATTATGGATACCATTATCCATTTAATTAACGATTATTTAAAGATTGCATCTTCCTTTCAATTGGAATAACAATTGATGTCAATCAAtagaaaaaactgaaaaattgaATGACATGAGCAAAGTTGTGGCGAGACCCAAAGCTTCAATTATATCCAAAGGTGTGTGAGAACTGAGAATGCAGACCAGTACACCAAAGGAAGAATCCAACTGTAGCAAATTAAGTCTTGGCATTCTTTCAGCAATATGAACAACATATTGGGCACTGGCTGCAAGGCTGCAGTTAGTTGCACCTTCTTTGACTTTTAGTATGATTTGTTGTTCTAATACAAGTTAAAAATCCCAATGTTGTTAAACTACTTATATGTGGACATCAAGAAGGCAAGATTACTACCACCAACAGAGTATAACACACAAATCTCAAGATCCAGGACACACTGAAAGACATTGTGCCTTTGAATGGCGACAAACGATAATGGATCTCATAGCAACCTAAACATCATACTAATTATAAAACCTATATCATGACTTAATCTTGGTCTAAGCCAAACCACAAACATCTTCGTTAGAACAAAATGCACACACCTAAAAGAGGTTTTTCCCGAACAAATTGGTAATTTCTAGGAGAATATCTCACACCAGTATCCACCCATATCCCGCACCACAGTAAGAAAGTCGCGGCAAAATAAAATGTCGGAAAGATCTCTTAAAcccctctcaaatattcttagattgaaactaaaaactaaagGATCCATtgttacttcttctttttttcatcacaatatatctttttctttccaaCTATCCTAAAACTAGACAAAAGACATACATTCATCTAGGCATGAACTAAATATATGTGATTTATAAGAAACACCTTCAGAAGTTTGTCATCTATAGCATACAATATCATTGCAACAAAATCAGGTCATCAAAGGTAATGAGAATAGCAAAATTATAGGGTTTCAAAGTACAAAAATTCCATTTATTGCAAAATCAAGAGAGAGTATTTGGGTAATTAAAATTCTTACGGGAAACTCGATCATAAACATCAGCAGCTGATTCGCCTTCTGGAAACCGATAGAAAAATCTCCCAAATCTCTCCCGAGTTTCTTTAATTACTTTCATACGCTCAGCGACTTGAAAATTCCCAAAATCTTGTTCTCTAACTCTGCACTCTTCTCTAACCCCAAGCATCCTATTCTTCGGGAATGCCCGGCCGATCTCCCGGAGCGTGGACCGCGTGCGCACGTAAGGAGAGACATAGAAGTAAACCTTCCAGTTCTCAGACGACCCATGGCCGGAAACAACATCAAGAATCCGGGAGCCAGCTTGTTTTGCTTGTTCAATCCCTTGAGCCGTCAAAGGGATTTTGTAATCTGGGGTTACGCTGTATGCTGCGTCGTCCTTGTTCCCTTGGCTCTCGCCGTGACGGACCAAGATTATACGCTTTGGTAGGTGGTACTTTTGTGTTGGAACATCAGTGCTTTCAGCTGTGCCGTTTATCATTCTTCGTTTTTCTTTGAttgtttacaaaaaaaattgtgggtATTGAAGGAAGGGGTTTTTCAAGGTTTTTGGAAATGGATCTCCATTAATGGTGATTGGTTAAGAATTTATAGAGTTCTAACGAGCCGCTTTTTTTTTATTGCTGGAAGTGGGAACGTGGTGGATTaacatttgaatttgaatttctgAACGTGTGATTTTCAACTTCGCGTTGTATTTGTCATTTGTAGATAAGATAAGAAAGATGCAAAAATAGAAATACAATTATTAGCGTgatgtatataattaaaaaaaatgatatactTAAGAAGTCAGCTTATTTTTGTAATGattactcccttcgtttcaACTAATAtgaattgatttgatttggtatggagctaaagaaataaagattttttaaaaaaataaatcatttattttgtgtaattaaaaattcttttattatgaataaattgagtattttaaagttaaattgttactaaatataaaaaatatatttcatttttttggaaataactcaaaagaaaagtGAATCTTATAAATTTTCGAGGGAGTATTCAAAACTCA belongs to Solanum stenotomum isolate F172 chromosome 1, ASM1918654v1, whole genome shotgun sequence and includes:
- the LOC125853539 gene encoding phosphoglycerate mutase-like protein AT74, with protein sequence MSLVKIQTNTHLPKRIILVRHGECSANADINVYGTTPNHKIELTEKGIEQAKQTGIRIKKLISENDNNWKVFFYVSPAERTRKTLREIGGSFPKRRVMGVKEEYRLRELNFGNYHDPASIAKIKKERVTYGRFYYRVPGGETGAEVYDRISSYIECLRRDIEMKKFVCHDPCQETNIIIVTHGLSSRIFLMKWFDWTIEQFEDLNRMKTSEFQVLQLGHGGEYSLAFHHDDKKLHEWGLYPDMIEDQKCKAYGPTGVKWQGTCDSYPFMDCFAEDSDDENTII
- the LOC125853252 gene encoding phosphoglycerate mutase-like protein AT74H, which translates into the protein MINGTAESTDVPTQKYHLPKRIILVRHGESQGNKDDAAYSVTPDYKIPLTAQGIEQAKQAGSRILDVVSGHGSSENWKVYFYVSPYVRTRSTLREIGRAFPKNRMLGVREECRVREQDFGNFQVAERMKVIKETRERFGRFFYRFPEGESAADVYDRVSHFLETLWRDVDMNRHHHNPNEELNLVIVSHGLASRVFLMKWFKWTVEQFEYLNNLGNCEFRVMELGAGGEYSLAVHHTDEEMLEWGMSPEMIADQKRRANANRGTLNDHCPWYLDAFFDHLADSNDKDDEDVKSNNSYLPLA